From Ramlibacter tataouinensis, the proteins below share one genomic window:
- the ampD gene encoding 1,6-anhydro-N-acetylmuramyl-L-alanine amidase AmpD has translation MPESGALWDAGWYRFARRLDSANFGPRPAGAQVDLIVLHSISLPPGEYGGDAVQQLFTNTLDWDAHPYFKSIEGLEVSSHFYIRRDGQLWQFVDCDHRAWHAGASSWRGRANCNDDSIGIELEGLEGASFEPPQYETLAQLCAALAQRYPIAHVAGHEHIAPGRKCDPGPGFDWAELRRSLGWPGEQFAA, from the coding sequence ATGCCTGAATCGGGCGCCCTGTGGGACGCGGGCTGGTACCGCTTCGCCCGGCGCCTGGATTCAGCGAACTTCGGACCGCGGCCGGCGGGCGCCCAGGTCGACCTGATCGTGCTGCACTCGATCAGCCTGCCTCCCGGCGAGTACGGCGGCGACGCGGTGCAGCAGCTGTTCACCAACACGCTCGACTGGGACGCCCATCCCTATTTCAAGAGCATCGAGGGGCTGGAGGTCTCGTCGCACTTCTATATCCGGCGCGACGGCCAGCTCTGGCAGTTCGTCGACTGCGACCACCGCGCTTGGCACGCCGGCGCCTCCAGCTGGCGCGGCCGCGCCAACTGCAACGACGATTCCATCGGCATCGAGCTGGAGGGCCTGGAAGGCGCCAGCTTCGAGCCGCCCCAGTACGAGACGCTGGCGCAGCTGTGCGCCGCCCTGGCGCAGCGCTACCCGATCGCGCACGTGGCCGGCCACGAGCACATCGCGCCCGGGCGCAAGTGCGACCCCGGCCCCGGCTTCGACTGGGCCGAGTTGCGCCGCTCGCTCGGCTGGCCGGGCGAGCAGTTCGCCGCCTGA